A DNA window from Mucilaginibacter xinganensis contains the following coding sequences:
- a CDS encoding EamA family transporter yields MWWIYALLSALFAALTAIFAKIGIKGVDTDLATAIRTVVILLLAWAIAIFKGSTETIGGLTKTNWIFLILSGCATGLSWICYFKALQLGKVSQVAPVDKLSVAIAIVLAVVFLKEPLSLKQAAGAALIIGGSLVLIF; encoded by the coding sequence ATGTGGTGGATCTATGCATTACTCTCCGCACTTTTTGCAGCCTTAACTGCAATATTTGCAAAAATAGGTATTAAAGGCGTTGATACCGACCTGGCAACCGCCATTCGTACGGTGGTAATATTGTTACTGGCCTGGGCAATAGCCATTTTTAAAGGCAGCACCGAAACCATCGGGGGCTTAACCAAAACAAACTGGATCTTCCTTATCCTTTCCGGCTGCGCAACCGGTTTATCATGGATCTGTTATTTCAAGGCGTTGCAGTTGGGCAAGGTATCGCAGGTTGCGCCGGTTGATAAATTAAGCGTAGCGATAGCTATAGTTTTAGCCGTAGTGTTTTTAAAGGAGCCACTTTCGTTAAAACAAGCTGCGGGTGCTGCGCTGATAATTGGCGGTAGTTTAGTTTTGATTTTTTAA
- a CDS encoding response regulator transcription factor, with product MKILIIEDEEGLRESIEEYFTEAGNICETAGSYQNALSKISLYRYDCILLDITLPGGNGLDILKSLKDNNHPDGVLIISAKNSLDDRLEGLNIGADDYLVKPFHLSELKARVSAIIRRKSYNGSNLLVFNEITIDLLAKEVKVDKTPVKFTRKEFALLLYFIANKGKVVSKNAIAEHLWGDGIDMANNFDFIYSHIKNIRKKLMEAGCTDYIQAAYGMGYKFTAQ from the coding sequence TTGAAAATACTGATCATTGAAGATGAAGAAGGCCTGCGGGAGAGTATTGAAGAATATTTCACCGAAGCGGGCAATATTTGTGAAACTGCGGGCAGTTATCAAAACGCATTAAGCAAGATAAGCCTTTACCGTTATGATTGTATCCTGCTTGATATAACCCTGCCCGGGGGTAACGGCCTTGATATTTTAAAGAGTTTAAAAGACAACAATCATCCCGACGGCGTGCTTATCATATCAGCAAAAAACTCATTGGATGACCGCCTGGAAGGCCTGAATATAGGGGCTGATGATTACCTTGTTAAACCTTTTCACCTGTCAGAATTAAAGGCCAGGGTATCGGCCATTATCCGGCGCAAAAGTTATAATGGCAGTAACCTGCTTGTGTTTAACGAGATCACTATTGATTTGCTGGCTAAAGAGGTGAAGGTTGATAAAACTCCGGTAAAGTTTACCCGCAAAGAATTTGCCCTGCTGCTTTACTTTATTGCCAATAAAGGCAAAGTGGTTTCAAAAAACGCTATTGCCGAGCATTTATGGGGCGATGGTATTGATATGGCTAACAACTTCGATTTTATCTATTCGCACATAAAAAATATCCGCAAAAAATTAATGGAGGCCGGTTGCACCGACTATATACAGGCTGCTTACGGAATGGGATATAAGTTTACTGCCCAATGA